The following are encoded together in the Salvia hispanica cultivar TCC Black 2014 chromosome 6, UniMelb_Shisp_WGS_1.0, whole genome shotgun sequence genome:
- the LOC125195815 gene encoding RING-H2 finger protein ATL52-like: protein MADPQSSSTTPPPPPLIRSNSEMLYYGLVVVATAVIVLVLYNIVIVRWCADQRPPQRIRHRRPRQAATWRITDSPAISVASFKYEGGGKGQDGGGGGGGDSECAVCLSVFEQGEEIKQLPNCKHYFHAPCIDMWLYSHMDCPLCRSPVEPLPLHRPVAAGEETEHSREVLLGPGSLV, encoded by the coding sequence ATGGCAGACCCTCAAAGCTCCTCTACAACACCACCCCCGCCTCCGCTAATAAGGTCGAACTCCGAGATGCTCTACTACGGCCTCGTTGTCGTCGCGACAGCGGTTATCGTGCTCGTGCTCTACAACATCGTCATCGTGAGATGGTGCGCGGATCAAAGGCCGCCGCAGAGAATCAGGCACAGACGGCCGCGCCAGGCTGCGACGTGGAGGATCACCGACTCTCCCGCGATCTCGGTCGCTAGCTTCAAGTACGAGGGCGGTGGAAAGGGGCaagatggtggtggtggcggtggtggtgattCTGAGTGTGCAGTTTGCCTATCAGTGTTTGAACAAggtgaagaaataaaacagCTGCCTAACTGTAAGCATTACTTTCATGCTCCTTGTATTGATATGTGGCTCTACTCCCACATGGACTGCCCTCTTTGCCGTTCGCCGGTGGAGCCGTTGCCGCTCCACCGCCCGGTAGCCGCGGGGGAGGAGACGGAGCATTCCCGGGAAGTGTTGCTAGGCCCGGGCTCATTAGTATAG